The sequence GATTGCTGTTGTAGCTGCAGCGATTATTTATTGGGACCAATGGACAGGCGCTTTAGTGAAATGGGGTAGCCAGTTTTTAGAGTGGATAGGTGTTGTTTCACTTATCGACGGTGTATTAGCAGCCTGGGATGCACTACCACAGTGGTGGGCTGGTTTTAAAAACTGGCTCGGCACACTTGATCCTTTCGCCTTCATAGGCACAAGTCTTGAGTGGATAACAGACAAAATATCGGGCTTTGCTGATTGGTTAGGTATTGATCTCTCAAATAAGCCAGAAGCGCCCAAACCTATCGCGCCACCGCCAAGCCTGGATGTCAACAAATCACTCAGCAGCCAAGGCGGGGTGATGCAACGTATTACCAATGCCAACAACTCGCAAACACGCAGCATCGGTGATGTGGTGGTGAATAACTACGGGCCAAGCGTCAACGGCAACACGCTGCGTGACGAACTCGCGTTTATGGGTGGCTGAGATGGCAGATTACGTCGATTTATTGATTGTTGATGATGATGTGGTCCTGGATGCTGCCGGTGAGCCGCAGCTTATCTATGACAAAGCCTGCATCACTCAGGATATCAAGCACATGGTGCGTGACTCGGGCTTGCTTGTGGAAATGATTGGCGAGCGTAGTAGCAGCAAAATTCAGGAAAAAATGCTGAAACTTGTGCTGTTTATCGAAACAGACGAACGCTTGATTCCTGGCACCGTTGCTATCACCCGCACCGACACCGAAACCTTTTTTATCACTGCCACTACATACAAATATGGCAGCACCAGCATTGAGGTAACAAGCTAATGGCCGATGTGGATTTTAAACAAATCGTTTCTGATGCCGGCATACCGACCACCGAAGCGGAACTAAATGCGGCCTGGAAGGAAGAAGTGACCAATGCCGGCAGCACCATCAGCAATGATAGTGACTATAGCCCGTTCTGGCGTGTTATCACGGCCTTAGTCACTAAGCCCGTGTTATGGATGATTAACTTTTTAATTGAAACGGTATTGCCGAATGCCTTTTTAAAAACAGCGGTATTTGATTGGGCGGTCGAGCTACTGGCTGATGCGGTCAACCTGACCAGAAAAGATGAAACCTTCACCACAGGTGAAATCACCTTTACTCGCGGTGAAATTGGCACCAGCGTCACCATACCGAAAGACACCATCATTCAAACGCCGACATTAAACGGCAAGGTGTATCAGGTCAAAGTCACGCAACCGACCAGCTTTTTAGCGGGATTAAGCACTGTTCGTGTACCTGTTAAAGCCGTGGAGGCAGGTTCTGCATTTAACCTGGCTGCTGGTTATTACTCCATTTTACCGGTACCAATGGCCAACATTGTGCAGGTGAGAAATGAGGCAGATTGGATCACCTCACCAGGTGCGGACCGTGAAAGTAACCTCGATTTAAAAAACCGAGCCCGAAATCAGTTTGGTACCGCCTCAGATTTTCATACCGATAGTGTGTATCGGGCGTTAATTTCAGAGTTTCCAGGGGTAACGGTCGATGCCATCTGGTTTGAACATGACGCACCACGAGGACCAGGCACAGCCAACGCGTTTGTGCTGTTCGACTTTGCTGCACCGGTAGCGCAATACCTGGAAGACATTAATACCTATATCACTGATGAGGGCAATCACGGCCATGGTGATGATTTGCAAGTGTTTCAAATGCCCGAGCAAACCGTGTCGCTGACTGTGACCGTTTGGCACAAAAAAGGGCTGGCCACAGATGCCGTGACCACGCTTAAAAACAATGTGCGTGATTTTGTGAATGCCGCTTTCCGTGAAAATTCGCTGTTTTCACCCACGCTGACCTTACCCTTCAGCCGCTTCAGCTTTTCCAATCTCGACCGGGAATTACATGAAAAGTTTGCTGGCATTCATAGCGTGGATTATTCACTCGATGACATTGTGACCGAGCTTTGGATACCACGTTTAACCAGCTTAATCGTCAACATCCAGGAGACAGAATAATGCTGAATATTAAGCTGCCATTCTGGATTAGTGCCGAGCAAACCGAAGCACTCACCAAAGCAGCCACTAACTACTGGTCAAAAATTGAAGCCTGGCTACGCTGGCCACTGGACCAAATGGACCCGCTCACCTGTACGCCTGGCATGCTCGATTTGTTGGCCTGGCAGCGTGACATTGAACGCTTTACCACTGAGCCATTAGACCTTTACCGAAAGCGGGTGAAATACGCCCTGATCAATGCCCAGGATGCTGGCAGCAAAGCCGGTTTTATCCGTATTTTTGAGCGCCTGGGCATTGGGTATGTGGAAATAGAAGAACGCGTCGATCCGGTGGATTGGGACGTGATTCTGGTGCATTTATCCGATAGCCAGCTTTCCGAAAATAATGAGCTGTTAAACCGCATCATTCAAAAGTACGGACGCACCTGCCGGCGTTACCAGCTGACGGTGATCACGCCCATTAAAACGGGCATAAGTGTGAAAGCGACGGGGCACACCTGGTGGTTTGATACCGCGATACAAACCATCGCGCCATGGTGGGTAGATAACACCATTGAAAACAACGCGACAGGCCACGCCTGGTCGCTCGACATTGCAAAACTATAAGAGGGCTTGAAATGGGCTTTATAACCATCAGCGGCGAAAACCAGATTGCCAATAAACAGGGCAACAGCGAAACGCTCAACATCACCCACTTTGTGCTGGCCAACATCGATGGCCTGGACGTGAACAACGAGCCGGTTAATCGTGTAGAAGCCATGCCGGCAGCGGGAAACATTCGGGACACCTTGCCGGTGACCAAGCAGGGCTATGTCAATACGAATCAGGTCGTCTACTCCCTGGTGATGGATAGTGCCATTGGTGATTATGACTTTAATTGGGTAGGGCTAATCGATGATGAAGGGGTGCTGGTTGCGGTGACCTATACACCGCTTATCCAAAAGCGGAAAACGGCCGGTTCTGTACCAGGCAATAACCTGACGCGTAATTTCTTGATTGCCTTTTCCGGTATTCAGGCCACCACGGCCATCGCGGTACCGGCTGAAACCTGGCAGATTGATTTTAACGCCAGATTACACGGCATCGATGAGCGTGAGCGGTTATCTAACTTTGACATTTATGGCCATGAAGGCTTTTTGAGTGATGGCTGGAAGCTGGAACGAGTTGGCACCTCATCCACTTATAACGTGTTGCCAGGCGTGGGTTATGTCGGCGGTATTCGTATTGCTGAAACATTGACACAACAAGTCACCGCCACCGGGCCAAAATCAGTCTGGCTTGATGTGTCACTGCAGGGCGATATATCTGATGTGACTGCGGTGGTCGATTTTGTCATCGATGCGGTGTCTCATGCTGATTACACCGATGGCAATGGCTTTAAACATTACCTGACCAAAATCAGTGATATTGCAGCCAATGGCGATGTGACCGATGTTCGGGTAGATGGTGACGGCCTTTCTCAGCATTTATTGGATGAAGACCCACACCCTCAATACCTCACCGAAGCTGAAGCCAACGCTTTATATAAAGCAAAAACGGCCATTGATTACCCAATTGGTGCTTTGCTGATCATGGATGGTGATGTCGTACCAACGGGCTTTTTAAAACGTAATGGGGCAGAACTAGTGCGTGCCTCATACCCACTGTTGTGGGCCTATGCTCAGACAGTTAGCAACTTTGTGACTCAAGCCACTAAAGATAGTGACCCTGAAGCCTATGCCGGTTATTACGGGGACGGTGATGGTTCCACCACATTCACAATCCCTGATTGGCGTGGTGAATTTTGGCGTGCCTGGGACGATGGTCGTGGTGTGGACGTAGGTCGTGGAATCGGTACATGGCAGGCTGACGAGTTTAAGAGTCACTATCAT is a genomic window of Methylophaga thalassica containing:
- a CDS encoding phage tail protein, whose product is MGFITISGENQIANKQGNSETLNITHFVLANIDGLDVNNEPVNRVEAMPAAGNIRDTLPVTKQGYVNTNQVVYSLVMDSAIGDYDFNWVGLIDDEGVLVAVTYTPLIQKRKTAGSVPGNNLTRNFLIAFSGIQATTAIAVPAETWQIDFNARLHGIDERERLSNFDIYGHEGFLSDGWKLERVGTSSTYNVLPGVGYVGGIRIAETLTQQVTATGPKSVWLDVSLQGDISDVTAVVDFVIDAVSHADYTDGNGFKHYLTKISDIAANGDVTDVRVDGDGLSQHLLDEDPHPQYLTEAEANALYKAKTAIDYPIGALLIMDGDVVPTGFLKRNGAELVRASYPLLWAYAQTVSNFVTQATKDSDPEAYAGYYGDGDGSTTFTIPDWRGEFWRAWDDGRGVDVGRGIGTWQADEFKSHYHLGGIAEQGPQTWFGAEDAGGGTREYVTNNEGSAITTSNKTNNVGGNETRSRNLSGTALVRAY
- a CDS encoding phage tail protein, giving the protein MLNIKLPFWISAEQTEALTKAATNYWSKIEAWLRWPLDQMDPLTCTPGMLDLLAWQRDIERFTTEPLDLYRKRVKYALINAQDAGSKAGFIRIFERLGIGYVEIEERVDPVDWDVILVHLSDSQLSENNELLNRIIQKYGRTCRRYQLTVITPIKTGISVKATGHTWWFDTAIQTIAPWWVDNTIENNATGHAWSLDIAKL
- a CDS encoding DUF2590 family protein, yielding MADYVDLLIVDDDVVLDAAGEPQLIYDKACITQDIKHMVRDSGLLVEMIGERSSSKIQEKMLKLVLFIETDERLIPGTVAITRTDTETFFITATTYKYGSTSIEVTS
- a CDS encoding baseplate J/gp47 family protein, which translates into the protein MADVDFKQIVSDAGIPTTEAELNAAWKEEVTNAGSTISNDSDYSPFWRVITALVTKPVLWMINFLIETVLPNAFLKTAVFDWAVELLADAVNLTRKDETFTTGEITFTRGEIGTSVTIPKDTIIQTPTLNGKVYQVKVTQPTSFLAGLSTVRVPVKAVEAGSAFNLAAGYYSILPVPMANIVQVRNEADWITSPGADRESNLDLKNRARNQFGTASDFHTDSVYRALISEFPGVTVDAIWFEHDAPRGPGTANAFVLFDFAAPVAQYLEDINTYITDEGNHGHGDDLQVFQMPEQTVSLTVTVWHKKGLATDAVTTLKNNVRDFVNAAFRENSLFSPTLTLPFSRFSFSNLDRELHEKFAGIHSVDYSLDDIVTELWIPRLTSLIVNIQETE